One window of Plasmodium relictum strain SGS1 genome assembly, chromosome: 14 genomic DNA carries:
- a CDS encoding DNA-directed RNA polymerase 2, putative, translated as MSVPTLANKPENIDLLVLGPGEKKVKCIISERGDCNIFIIKLEDHTLGNLIKQQLCQDPKVTFAAYRQPHPLENSIEITIKPKGFAGVKLLSDNINNLLSQVSNLKESFIKSVQKYKEKNSYYEEY; from the exons ATGTCTGTACCTACCTTAGCTAATAAACCCGAAAATATTGATTTACTTGTATTAGGACCAGgagaaaaaaa agTTAAATGTATAATTTCTGAGAGGGGTGATTGtaacatatttataataaaattagaagATCACACATTAGGAAATTTAATAAAgca aCAACTTTGCCAAGATCCCAAGGTTACTTTTGCAGCTTATAGGCAGCCACATCCTCTTGAAAATTCTATTGAAATAACAATAAAACCGAAAGGATTTGCAGGAGTTAAACTTCTTtctgataatataaataatttattgtcTCAAGTttctaatttaaaagaatctTTTATa AAAAGCGtccaaaaatataaagaaaagaaCTCATATTACGAAGAATACTaa